In Rhinopithecus roxellana isolate Shanxi Qingling chromosome 16, ASM756505v1, whole genome shotgun sequence, a single genomic region encodes these proteins:
- the CD274 gene encoding programmed cell death 1 ligand 1, with product MRIFAVFIFTIYWHLLNAFTVTVPKDLYVVEYGSNMTIECKFPVEKQLDLASLIVYWEMEDKNIIQFVHGEEDLKVQHSNYRQRAQLLKDQLSQGNAALQITDVKLQDAGVYRCMISYGGADYKRITVKVNAPYNKINQRILVVDPVTSEHELTCQAEGYPKAEVIWTSSDHQVLSGKTTTTNSKREEKLFNVTSTLRINTTANEIFYCIFRRLDPEENHTAELVIPELPLALPPNERTHLVILGAIFLLLGVALTFIFYLRKGRMMDMKKCGIRVTNSKKQSDTQLEET from the exons ATGAGGATATTTGCTGTCTTTATATTCACGATCTACTGGCATTTGCTGAATG caTTTACTGTCACGGTTCCCAAGGACCTATATGTGGTAGAGTATGGCAGCAATATGACAATTGAATGCAAATTCCCAGTAGAAAAACAATTAGACCTGGCTTCACTAATTGTCTATTGGGAAATGGAGGATAAGAACATTATTCAATTTGTGCATGGAGAGGAAGACCTGAAGGTTCAGCATAGTAACTACAGACAGAGGGCCCAGCTGTTGAAGGACCAGCTCTCCCAGGGAAATGCTGCACTTCAGATCACAGATGTGAAATTGCAGGATGCAGGGGTTTACCGCTGCATGATCAGCTATGGTGGTGCCGACTACAAGCGGATTACTGTGAAAGTCAATG CTCCATACAACAAAATCAACCAAAGAATTTTGGTTGTGGATCCAGTCACCTCTGAACATGAACTAACATGTCAGGCTGAGGGCTACCCCAAGGCCGAAGTCATTTGGACAAGCAGTGACCATCAAGTCCTGAGTGGTAAGACCACCACCACCAATTCCAAGAGAGAGGAGAAGCTTTTCAATGTGACCAGCACACTGAGAATCAACACAACAGCTAATGAGATTTTCTACTGCATTTTTAGGAGATTAGATCCTGAGGAAAACCATACAGCTGAATTGGTCATCCCAG aattacCGCTGGCACTTCCTCCAAATGAAAGGACTCACTTGGTAATTCTGGGAGCCATCTTTTTACTCCTTGGTGTAGCACTGACATTCATCTTCTATTTAAGAAAAG gGAGAATGATGGATATGAAAAAATGTGGCATCCGAGTTACAAATTCAAAGAAGCAAAGTG ATACACAATTGGAGGAGACGTAA